GGGGTCAAAAGCTTGATGTACTTCTTGATATAGGCGATGAACCCCTTCTTGTCGTAGGTAGGTTGCTCCTGGAGCCTGAAGGTGTCGACAATGTCAACAACCTTCTGAACAGTGTCGTCAACACCCTCGTCCTCACCACCTTCTTCGGCAGAGGGGTTGGCACCAATGTTAACCTCTACAGATCCCTGGGTTGTCCActggatataataataacaacaataAAACCCAATGAGAACTCAAAAACTACAAAAAGGATTGAAACTTTGATGGATATGGAGTAAAGTGTTGGCACATACCTTTCCTTCGACTTCCCAGAGAATACCATTCTCAATCTCCTTGTAAGGGAAAGAGTCAGACAGAAGCTCATCACCTGAAAGTTAACAAATCATCTTCAGTAAACCAATCCAGTTATTCACACTAATATATAACACTGAACAAGAAGGACaatcataaacaataatcaatCACAGATCTAACCATAAGATTCAGTAACTATGCCCATCACTAACAGAATTAACAAATTGACGAGGAAGCCTAATCTAAATCCAATCTGAATCGTCAAATCAATAACTATGCACATTACAGCTGTAAATCGCTGATCTAAAGCTAATATGCGATCACAGATCTAAAGGGAAGCAGAACAAGTCGAAATCAATGATTGGCTCGATATAGACgagatgaattaaaaaaataataatgattgaGCTTACCGGTG
This DNA window, taken from Raphanus sativus cultivar WK10039 unplaced genomic scaffold, ASM80110v3 Scaffold0977, whole genome shotgun sequence, encodes the following:
- the LOC130503487 gene encoding translationally-controlled tumor protein homolog, whose protein sequence is MLVYTDLLTGDELLSDSFPYKEIENGILWEVEGKWTTQGSVEVNIGANPSAEEGGEDEGVDDTVQKVVDIVDTFRLQEQPTYDKKGFIAYIKKYIKLLTPKLNEEQQAEFKKGIEGATKFLLPKLKDFQFFVGESMHDDSTVVFAYYKEGATNPTFLYFGHGLKEVKC